The nucleotide window GCGACCAAGATGGCAAAGAGTTGGTGATAGGGCTACGTCCTGAACATATTACTGAGCAAGAAGGTGATGATGTGTCGGCAACCACAAAGCTAGATCTGCAATTGGAAGTGTTGGAGCCAACAGGGCCAGATACCATCGCAATGGTTAAAGTGAACGACCAAGAAGTCGCGTGTCGTTTATCGCCAGAATTTGAAGTTTCCGTTGGGCAAATGGCACCACTTCATTTTGACTTATCGAAAGCGGTATTTTTCGATGCTCAAACCGAAGCGAGAATCGATTTCTAAGTTTTATAACGGATTATATTTCTTTGAACACCTCATCTTTTGATGGGGTGTTTTTGTGTCAGAATAGACAAATTCATATTAATGATAAAAAACTCAGTAGAGTCTATGCTTGATGGGAGATTAATTTTTATAAAAAGGATGTCTGCAATGAGAGTCCAATTACTTGCAGGAGCAATGTCACTTGCTCTTCTTTCCTCTCCTGTATCTGCTGTTGTTAATCATGATTTGAGAGACAGTTATATTGTCGTTTTGAAAGATAGTACATCGGTGTCACGAGCGAATGATATTGCACGTGAAGTTGCCAATGGGCGTGGTGTAGTCGGTCATCAATATAGCCATGCCCTGAAAGGATTTTCAGTCAAGGTCCCAGAACAAGCACTCAAAGGTCTTAAAAATAGATTCCCTGAGATTGATTACATTGAGCCTGATATCGTCATGCATGCTTTGCCGCGAGGGGGTAAACCTAATCGAGGCGGAGGTGGAGATAGTGTTGAGCGAGACCCGCAACAGATCCCTTGGGGTGTAACCAGAGTCAACGGTGGGACAAGTGATATGAGTAACGCCTCAGTCGTTGCTTGGGTCATTGATTCGGGTATTGACAGCAACCATCCCGATTTGAACGTAAACAAATCTCGAGGGGCAAACTTCACTCGCGGTAAGAAAAACAATACGAATGATGGTAATGGTCACGGCACGCATGTAGCAGGAACGATTGGTGCCTATGATGATGGTTTTGATGTCGTTGGCGTTGCCCCCGGTGTGCAGGTAATTCCAGTACGAGTTTTAGATAATAGTGGTAGTGGCTCAATGTCGGGCGTGATTGCAGGTGTTGATCATGTTGCACGCTATGGCGGCTCTGGTGACTGTGCAAATATGAGCTTGGGAGGATCTGGATCTTCAGCTGCCTTAGATAGCGCTATTAAAACAGCTGCTGCCCAAGGGATATTTTTCTCAATCGCAGCGGGTAATTCAGGCCAGGATGCAAGTGGTTTTACGCCAGCTAGCACTAACGGTACAAACATATTTACTATCTCAGCATTTGGAGAAATTAACGATAGCTTCGCTTACTTTTCCAATTATGGTTCTGATGTAGATTACGCTCAACCGGGAGTCGATGTACTATCGACTAAAGCGGGAGGAGGAACGGTTTCTTACAATGGTACTTCAATGGCGGCTCCTCACTTTTGCGGAGTACTGTTAGTAACCGGTGGCTTATTTTCTTTAGATGGGGCTGTGAATAATGATCCTGATGGAGATCCGGACCTGATTGCAGTGAGCAATTAATTCGTTTAACAGTATTGAAAGCTTAATAGGTAAAACAATGCCGTTGTAGACAATAAAAAATGACCTGATGGGTCGTTTTTTATTTTGAATAATCATCGAGTAGACAGCTAATTATCATCAAAGCTGATATTTAGTGTGATGTGGCTATATAAAGCTGACGTAGAAACGCGTAGGATCACACTACTTTAGATCAAATACTAGGTTGCACTTTGGTGCATAGACAGAATAAAACATGAAACTAACAGCAAAACCAGCGGCGAATAACGCTTTACTTATTTCTATTACGACACCGGATTTTAAAGGTGACGAAGCAAAAGAGTCTCTTGCCGAACTTGCTCGCTTAGTGACAACCCTAGGGTTTAAAGTCGTCGGAACACAATCGCAACATCACAGCTCATCACAACGACAAAACGTGTTGGGTGCCGGTAAGCTTGCTGAAATTGCACATCTAACTGGTTATCAAGGCTCTATTGAAGAAGCAGAAGATGAAGACTTTATTGATGAGTCGTTTGATTTTAATACTGAAATCGATGAGCTAGATTTTGATGATCTTCCAACGGGCAACTTCCAATACGGTGCCGCTGATGTTGTGGTATTTGACTGTGATTTAAGCCCATCTCAAATGCGTACTGTTGAGGCGAGTTTGGGTGTGGAAGTATTTGACCGTACTGGCATCATCATCGAAATCTTTAGCCGTCACGCTCGTACTCGTACTGCTCGTCTGCAAGTTGATATAGCTCGTCTAAACTACTTAGTGCCACGACTTCGTGAAACGGCTGAGGGTGATAAAGAGCGTCAAATGGGTCAGGGCGCAGGTGAAACTTCACTAGAGCTAGATCGTCGTAATGTTCGTGACCAAATTGCTGCGCTTAAGCGTGAGCTAGTAAGCGTACAAGATGAAATGAAGACCCGACGCACAAGGCGCGCAGAGCTTTTCACTGTTGCTTTAGTTGGCTACACCAATGCCGGTAAGTCTTCGATGATGCGTGCAATGACCGCAACCCAAGTGGTCGGTGAAGATAAACTGTTCGCAACGCTAGATACTACGGTTCGTGCGCTTCAACCAATTACTCAACCGCGTATTCTTGTTTCAGACACGGTTGGTTTCATCAAGAAATTGCCACACGATCTGGTTGCTTCATTCCACTCAACACTAGCAGAAGCGCACGATGCTTCATTGTTGCTTTATGTGGTTGATGCTTCAGACGTTTCATTTCGAGCTCAGCTTGATGTGGTACACGACGTATTAGCACAAGTGGGCGTTGAAGGTAGCGAAAAACTATTAGTGCTTAATAAGTGCGATAGATTGACTGAAGAACAGCAATTAGAGCTGATCGAAGAATTCCCAGATGCGATGCTAACGTCGACTCGTGATCCGCTAGATATTACGAAGCTGCACAAGTACATCGTTGGTGTTGCTGAAGAAGGCATGATCGAAGAAGAGATCACTATCCCTTATTCTGGACAAGGCATCATCGGTGAGATTCGCTCAAATATGAGTGTGGTTAAAGAAGAGTACGACTACGAACACATCAAATTAACGGTTCGTTCAAG belongs to Vibrio splendidus and includes:
- a CDS encoding S8 family serine peptidase, giving the protein MSAMRVQLLAGAMSLALLSSPVSAVVNHDLRDSYIVVLKDSTSVSRANDIAREVANGRGVVGHQYSHALKGFSVKVPEQALKGLKNRFPEIDYIEPDIVMHALPRGGKPNRGGGGDSVERDPQQIPWGVTRVNGGTSDMSNASVVAWVIDSGIDSNHPDLNVNKSRGANFTRGKKNNTNDGNGHGTHVAGTIGAYDDGFDVVGVAPGVQVIPVRVLDNSGSGSMSGVIAGVDHVARYGGSGDCANMSLGGSGSSAALDSAIKTAAAQGIFFSIAAGNSGQDASGFTPASTNGTNIFTISAFGEINDSFAYFSNYGSDVDYAQPGVDVLSTKAGGGTVSYNGTSMAAPHFCGVLLVTGGLFSLDGAVNNDPDGDPDLIAVSN
- the hflX gene encoding GTPase HflX — encoded protein: MKLTAKPAANNALLISITTPDFKGDEAKESLAELARLVTTLGFKVVGTQSQHHSSSQRQNVLGAGKLAEIAHLTGYQGSIEEAEDEDFIDESFDFNTEIDELDFDDLPTGNFQYGAADVVVFDCDLSPSQMRTVEASLGVEVFDRTGIIIEIFSRHARTRTARLQVDIARLNYLVPRLRETAEGDKERQMGQGAGETSLELDRRNVRDQIAALKRELVSVQDEMKTRRTRRAELFTVALVGYTNAGKSSMMRAMTATQVVGEDKLFATLDTTVRALQPITQPRILVSDTVGFIKKLPHDLVASFHSTLAEAHDASLLLYVVDASDVSFRAQLDVVHDVLAQVGVEGSEKLLVLNKCDRLTEEQQLELIEEFPDAMLTSTRDPLDITKLHKYIVGVAEEGMIEEEITIPYSGQGIIGEIRSNMSVVKEEYDYEHIKLTVRSSAIDLARLKKRMQKS